Sequence from the Natronomonas marina genome:
GGAGGTCTCGGACCTCGGTCTGCTCTTTCGGCATACCCACCGGTTCCCGTCGGCGGAGTATAAACGGTTTGGAACCGTCCGGGCCGTCAGGCCGCGACGTAGCCGCCGTCGGCCCGTTCCGCGAGGCTGAGCACGACCGCCCACTCCAGCAGCCGCCGGACGCGCTCGCGCCAGACGCCCGCCTCGTCGGTGTGGCGGAGCCGTTCCCACTGCGGGACCCGGTCCTCGAGTCGCTCGAAGACCGCCTCGACGCCAATCGGTTCCTCGACGGCCGAAAGCACCGACAGCACCTCCTCGGCGAGGTAGACCCGCTCGCGGAACGCCCCCCGGAGCCGCTCGGGGTCGGCCTCGAGGGGGAGCCGCCGGTACTGGCCCTCCGTCTCCTCGACGAGTTCCAGCGCCCGGAGGAAGGTCAGCCACTCCTTGGCGGCGTCCTGGGCGGCCACGTCGGTCCGCCGCATCAGCCGCGCACAGCAGGACGTCTCCCCGTCGGGGACCAGCGGAACCGCCGCCTGCATCTCGGCGACGGACTCGACCGACGCCGCGGGCTCCGGGAGGACCTTGAACTTCACGGCGACAGGCCGAAACTCTCGGCCAGGAGCGCCTCGTCGGTCCCGCCGACCACCTCGACGCCCTCGCCCGCCACGTCGACGGTCACCTGCGCGGGCGCGAACACCTCGACCGGAACGTCGTAGAAGTCCCAGTCGTGTTCGGCGAAGACCTCGGCGAAGGTGGTCCCGTAAGCCTCGCCGACCGTCGAGGTGATTTCGCCGAAGCGGTCGAAGGCGGCGTCGACGGTGACGTGGACCTGCCCGCCGTACGCCAGGGCGTCGTTGGTGCGGGCCATCGCCGCCTCGTCGTCTTCGGCGACGGGCGCGACCGGCGCAGCGCCGGCGACCGACAGCACGTCGAGAGGGTCGTAGCCGAGTTCCGACAGCCGGAAGACCGCGAGTTCGGCGGCCCGACTCGCCAGCGCGACGCTGCCGGTGACGCTGGCCGTCGAGAACGTCGGCAGGAAGACGCTGGAGACGGGGACGCCGGTCATCTCGGCGACGTGTTCGGCGACCGCCTCGCCGGGCAACGCGTCGCTCTCGACGGCCAGCACCGCGAAGTCGGCGGCGTCCCGGTAGCCGACCCGCTGGAACTCCTCCTCCTCGGCGACCAGCGCGCGGGCGGGACCGCTGCCGAGTCCCTCGAAGCCCTCGACCGACAGCTCCCAGCCCGCCTTCTGGGCGCACAGAAGCGCCAGCGCGGGGTGGTCCGTCGTGGTCTCGACGTGGGTCAGCGGCGCGCCGGCCACCTCGTCGACGCCGGTCTGGACGGTCGCCAGCCCGCCCGTCTGTATCTCGGCGAGCAGGAGGCCGGCCTCGATGCCGCCGACCGCCTCGACGCCGAAGTCCAGCACGACGGCGCCGTTGTCGAGTTCGTGGACCTCGATGGCCAGTTCGTCAGCGAAGTCGATGGCCTCGTCGGCGAGTTCGACGGCCATCCGGTTGAGACTCTCCATACCCCGTTGTCGGGTGGTTCGGGTGAAAAGGGTTCGTGACTCCGGTGGGGTTGGAGGTCCTCAGTCGGAGCCGTCCGGGAGGTCGCCGGTCGGCGGCTCCGGCGGGTCGCCGCCGGGGGCCTCCGGGAGGCTACCGGTCGGGTCGTTCGTGTCGATGCCGATGACGCCGACCGTGCTGGAGGTGTTCGGCACCGCGACGAACGTCGTCTCGGGGTCGTCGGCCTCGGCGGCCGGGGCGGCCTCCGCGGGGCCGAACTGGTACTGACCGGAGTCGGCCAGCGTGTCCGGGGCCTCGACGAAGTAGGTGTAGGAGGTGGTCTCGCCGGTAGCGGCCGACGAATCGAAGTAGACGTACTTCGGGCCGCCATCGGTCGGCTGCTCGACGCGGTCGACGTCCTCGGAGAACTGCTCCAGCACCTCCCAGGCGCCGGGGACGACGTCGCGGACGACCGCCGCCTCGTCGGGGTCGGTTACCTCGACGGTCATCCGGTTGGTCTGGCCGGCGGTGAAGAGGGTCCCGTCGCCGGTCCGTGCCCCGCCCGAGACGGCGAAGCTCTCGCCCGTCGCGTCGAGTTCGACCGTGAGATCGAAGTGACTCTGGACGTCGTGACCGTTGACGACGCCGGGGACGTTCACCAGCTTTGCGACGACGACGTAGGTCTTCTCGCCGGACTCGGTCTCGGGGACGGTCACGGAGACCGAGGGCGCACCCGTGAGGCCCTGCCCGCGGGCGACGATGGTCGGCTCACCGCGGTCGGAGGGTGAGGCGGGGTCGTAGACGAACAGGTCGACGTGGGGGTCGCCCGCCGCCTTGCCCTTGTTGCCGCCCGAGAGGTGCGATAGATCGACGCTGACGGTCATCGAGCCGGTCGGCGCGGTGACGTAGCCCGCGGTCGCCCGGGAGTCCTCGGGGACGTACAGCCCGAGCGTCTCCTCGGTCGTCGAGGCGCCGGTCGTCGGGTCGTCGTCGCTGCCGGCGGTCAACTCCGGCGTCAGGTCGCGGGTGACGGCGTCGACGGCGGCGTCGGGGTTCACCCGGCCGAACCCCTCGAAGGGGTCGCGGCCACCGAAGTCGTAGGTGGGTGCCTTCGGCGGGTTCTGGGCGACGTGGTACGGCGCCGCCGTGAACACGGACTCGCTCGCCGTCGCAAGCAGGAGGGCCTTCAGCCGGTAGACGTCGCTCTCGGTCGTCTCGGCCGGTTCGGGCAGCGTGATGGCCTCGGGGCGCTCGCCACCGTCCGGGCGGCCGAACTCCATCGCCTCGGCGAGGAGACCGGCGACGCCGTTGACGTACGGCGACGACATCGAGGTCCCGGCCTTGTCGGTGTAGTCCCGCGGCGCGAACGGTTCGTCGGCGCCGGAATCCGGTCGCCCGTCGGCGTCGCCGTAGGTCTTCTCCGGCGAGCCGTTCTTCGCCGCTCGCGCGAGTTCGTAGTTCGACGGGATGGGGTAGCTGATGCCGACCGGCGGCTCCGGAACGGGGACGGCCGGCGGGTTCGTCGCCAGCCCGAGGGCGATGTTCGCCAGCGCGTCCGGTGAGATATCGCCGCCCGGCGCGGTGACGTCCGGCTTGGCGTAGACGGGGCTGGACTCCGAGGTCGGGTCGCTCTGCTCGTCGATCCCGCCGATGCCGCCCGAGGAGTACGTGGCGATGCCGTCGAACGGTCCCGTTGCGACGACGGAGATGGCCTCGTCGGCCGCCGCCGGCCCGCCGTTGCCGTTCGCGGGCGTGAAGAAATTCCCGGCGGAGGCACACACCAATATTCCGCCCTCGGTGATGCGGCGGACGTCCGCGCGAGTGCTGTCGAGCTGTTCGACCTGGCCCAGCGGCGCGCCAGCGAGCGGGCCCCACGACATGTTGACCGAGCGGATGTTGAACGCCTCCTTGAACGCCTCGGCGTGGGTGCCGAGGTCGGCAGTCGGGGTGCCGAGTCCCTGGAGACCGACCACGCCGGCGTTGGGCGCGACGCCGGGGTGCAGCGCCGTCTCGGCGTCGTCGCTGGCGGCGGCCGCCTCGCCGGTGGCCTCGGCCGGCAGTTTCGTGGTGCCGACGGCGATGCGTTCGAGGGTGCCAGCCGTCGGGTTGCCGGCCTGTGCCTGCTCGCCCACCCCCTCGACGACGGTGTCCGTCTCGCGCGGCCGCACCTGGACGGTGTAGGTGCCGTCCTCCTCGATGGGGTGCTCGAGGATGATGGAGTCCTTCCGGACCGGCGACTGGTCGAGTTCCTGGCCGTCCTCGTCGATGATGTAGAGGTTGATGTTGGAGCCGAACGCCGAGGCCCAGACGCTCCGTCCGGCGCTCGCCTCGACCTCGTACTCGCGGAAGTCGCCCGGCAAAAGCGTCGCGTTCTCCTCGTGGACGGTCGACTCCTCGAGGGTGCTGGCCCGGCCGGAGCCGGCCATGATGGAGGAGACGTGCGTTCCGTGGCCGTTCTGGTCCCGCGGCTTGTCGAAGGAGCCGTAGCGGCTGCCGGCGTCGTACCAGCCGAACGTCTTGTGCGAGAGGTCCGCGAAGGGGTCGACGTCGGTGACGTCGGCGGTGCTCGTCTCGGTGCCGGCGTCCGCCGAGACCGCCTCGACGTACGTCGCCTCGACGGTGTACTGGCCGGCGACGGAGGCGTACAGTTCGATGACGAACTGGTACTCCTCGCCCTCGGTGACGTCGACGAGTAGCTCCTCGGGGTTGTTCGCGGAGGCGACGCGGCCGACCTCCGTCCGCTCGTCGGTCACGTTGTCGATGCGGAACTCCAGGTCGTTGCCCGGCGGCGTCCACGACAGCGAGGCGTCCAGCTTGCTCGTCGTCTTCGCGGTGAACGTCGCGCCCCGGACCTCGCTGAGTTGCTGGTTCGGCGCGACGAAGGCGCCGGGCGTGAACGTCCCGCTGTCCGATTCGGTGAGCGGCTCGCCGTCCGGTCCGGTGACGGGTTCGAACTCGGGGACTGCGCCGCCGCCTCCGTCGCTGCCATCGTCGCCCCGGACGAGCGAGAACTCGCCGTCCTCGATCTCGGCGCGAACGCCGTTCCAGGGACCGAGGTCGGGGTGGCGCCCCTCGACGCCGGAATCGGTCAGTGCGAGCGTCCGGTCCCGTCGGCCGCGGAAGCCGCGGTCCCAGACCTTCCGGGCCTCGACGGCCCGCCAGTTGAGGAACCGTTCGTCCAGTCCGCCGGCCGTCTCGGCGCCCAGCGCCGGATCGGCGGCGGCAGCTATCGCGGTCGCTCCGACACCCTTGAGGAAGGTGCGTCGTGACAACTTCGAGTCGTCGGTCATGCCGTTACCGGACGGACGGCGTTTACGGATATGAACGTTCTAACAACGCCGTCGAAACGATTGCGTGCGACCCGATCCGAGCGCCTCGCAGTCGTCCACCGACCGGGGTAATAAATGACCGTGCATGCCCGGAAGAAGCGTGATACAGACACAGTCGAAGAGCCAACCATCGGTGGCGCAAATGGGAACCCGAACGAGAACAGTCGCAATCGGGCTGGTGGTGGTCGTTGCCCTCCTGGCCGGGCCGCTCGTGGGAACGGCGGCCGCCTGGGACGGGAACGACGATTGGGCCGACGACGATTCGTCCGGGGACGACGGACGCTTCGGGAACCACTCGGAGGAGAATCGGACGGTCTCGGGAGCCGTCGACGTGGTACGTGACACCGTCGATACCGCCTCCGAGCGGACCGTCGAGTCCGTGGACGCCGTCGGCATCTCCGTTGACGGAACCGAATCCGAGAGTGGCGGCGAAACGACCGACCGAAGTGAGAGCCGAGAGGAGACGGCGGCACTGGAGGTGGAAGTCGGTGATTCGCGCTCGGTCACGGACCGCAAAACGGGGTCGAACCGACTGTCCGCTCCGGTCCGTCTGACCGTTCTGGCCCGGCTCCCCGAGGCCGACCTGCGGGACGTCCCCGTCGTCCTCCGGCCGGATTCCTTCGATCGGCGGTCCCCGAGCGTGGACCCGACCTCGCCCGACCTCGAGAGTCCGGAGTCGGCCGCGCCGGTCGCGCCGACCGCGCCGGCCGAGATGGGGCCGTCTGTCGCGGACGAGAGCACCGGCGGCTCCCAGGACGGGCTCTCCCGGGAGGCCTCACGACCGGATCGGACGGCGGCCGACAGCGAGGCCCGTCCGGAGGCCGACGCCTCCGAACCTGCCGGTAGCGGCTCCATCGGGACGACCGAGAATTCGCCGACGTTGATCGGATCGCTGGCGCCGTTCGCCGGGGTTCCGATCCCGGACGCGGTACTGCCGGTGGGGGCTCTGGTCGTCGTCGTCCTCCTCAAGCCGCTTGCGAGCGCCCTCTCGGCGGCCGCGGCCGTCCTCGCCGACTGGGGAGGTCGGCTAGCGGTCGCGTTCCGGTTCGGCAACGACGGCAAGGATCCCCTGGAGCACGACCTCCGGGCACGGATGAAGCGGTGGATCGAGAACTCGCCGGGGATCACACTGACCGAGCTGTCGGAGCGTTCGGACGCGTCGCTTTCGACCGTCCGACACCACGCCCGGGTCCTCGAGCGCGAGCGACTCGTCAGGTCGGACAAGATACGCGGCAACCGTCGGTTCTTCCCGCACGGCGTGGAGAACGAGGAGCTGGTGGCGGCGCTCGAAGACGAGATGCCCGGCACCATCATCGAGGAGCTCCGCGACTGCGGGACGGCGACGGTCGGTGACCTGGTCGAGGCGGTCGACAGGAGCTACAGCACGGTGTCGTACCACCTCGAGCGACTCTCCGAGGACGGTATCGTCGTCCAGACGAAGGAGGGGTCGACGAAGGTCAGCCAGCTCGCACCGTGGGTCCGGACGAGTCTCGACGTCGACGCGGGCGAGGCGGCGGCCGACGCCGGCCACGAGGT
This genomic interval carries:
- the mch gene encoding methenyltetrahydromethanopterin cyclohydrolase, coding for MESLNRMAVELADEAIDFADELAIEVHELDNGAVVLDFGVEAVGGIEAGLLLAEIQTGGLATVQTGVDEVAGAPLTHVETTTDHPALALLCAQKAGWELSVEGFEGLGSGPARALVAEEEEFQRVGYRDAADFAVLAVESDALPGEAVAEHVAEMTGVPVSSVFLPTFSTASVTGSVALASRAAELAVFRLSELGYDPLDVLSVAGAAPVAPVAEDDEAAMARTNDALAYGGQVHVTVDAAFDRFGEITSTVGEAYGTTFAEVFAEHDWDFYDVPVEVFAPAQVTVDVAGEGVEVVGGTDEALLAESFGLSP
- a CDS encoding S8 family serine peptidase; the encoded protein is MTDDSKLSRRTFLKGVGATAIAAAADPALGAETAGGLDERFLNWRAVEARKVWDRGFRGRRDRTLALTDSGVEGRHPDLGPWNGVRAEIEDGEFSLVRGDDGSDGGGGAVPEFEPVTGPDGEPLTESDSGTFTPGAFVAPNQQLSEVRGATFTAKTTSKLDASLSWTPPGNDLEFRIDNVTDERTEVGRVASANNPEELLVDVTEGEEYQFVIELYASVAGQYTVEATYVEAVSADAGTETSTADVTDVDPFADLSHKTFGWYDAGSRYGSFDKPRDQNGHGTHVSSIMAGSGRASTLEESTVHEENATLLPGDFREYEVEASAGRSVWASAFGSNINLYIIDEDGQELDQSPVRKDSIILEHPIEEDGTYTVQVRPRETDTVVEGVGEQAQAGNPTAGTLERIAVGTTKLPAEATGEAAAASDDAETALHPGVAPNAGVVGLQGLGTPTADLGTHAEAFKEAFNIRSVNMSWGPLAGAPLGQVEQLDSTRADVRRITEGGILVCASAGNFFTPANGNGGPAAADEAISVVATGPFDGIATYSSGGIGGIDEQSDPTSESSPVYAKPDVTAPGGDISPDALANIALGLATNPPAVPVPEPPVGISYPIPSNYELARAAKNGSPEKTYGDADGRPDSGADEPFAPRDYTDKAGTSMSSPYVNGVAGLLAEAMEFGRPDGGERPEAITLPEPAETTESDVYRLKALLLATASESVFTAAPYHVAQNPPKAPTYDFGGRDPFEGFGRVNPDAAVDAVTRDLTPELTAGSDDDPTTGASTTEETLGLYVPEDSRATAGYVTAPTGSMTVSVDLSHLSGGNKGKAAGDPHVDLFVYDPASPSDRGEPTIVARGQGLTGAPSVSVTVPETESGEKTYVVVAKLVNVPGVVNGHDVQSHFDLTVELDATGESFAVSGGARTGDGTLFTAGQTNRMTVEVTDPDEAAVVRDVVPGAWEVLEQFSEDVDRVEQPTDGGPKYVYFDSSAATGETTSYTYFVEAPDTLADSGQYQFGPAEAAPAAEADDPETTFVAVPNTSSTVGVIGIDTNDPTGSLPEAPGGDPPEPPTGDLPDGSD
- a CDS encoding winged helix-turn-helix transcriptional regulator, which translates into the protein MGTRTRTVAIGLVVVVALLAGPLVGTAAAWDGNDDWADDDSSGDDGRFGNHSEENRTVSGAVDVVRDTVDTASERTVESVDAVGISVDGTESESGGETTDRSESREETAALEVEVGDSRSVTDRKTGSNRLSAPVRLTVLARLPEADLRDVPVVLRPDSFDRRSPSVDPTSPDLESPESAAPVAPTAPAEMGPSVADESTGGSQDGLSREASRPDRTAADSEARPEADASEPAGSGSIGTTENSPTLIGSLAPFAGVPIPDAVLPVGALVVVVLLKPLASALSAAAAVLADWGGRLAVAFRFGNDGKDPLEHDLRARMKRWIENSPGITLTELSERSDASLSTVRHHARVLERERLVRSDKIRGNRRFFPHGVENEELVAALEDEMPGTIIEELRDCGTATVGDLVEAVDRSYSTVSYHLERLSEDGIVVQTKEGSTKVSQLAPWVRTSLDVDAGEAAADAGHEVGAD